Proteins encoded within one genomic window of Oncorhynchus nerka isolate Pitt River linkage group LG9b, Oner_Uvic_2.0, whole genome shotgun sequence:
- the LOC115114788 gene encoding CTD small phosphatase-like protein isoform X3 codes for MDHTSIITQVSNPKEEEIISFNQEKVSQSNSSVKKQRSPGIFSTFFCCFRNYNVEPPASNNTTTSLPPAPEENGTQPKPPAKFLLPEMNISDYGKKCVVIDLDETLVHSSFKPISNADFIVPVEIDGTVHQVYVLKRPHVDEFLQKMGELFECVLFTASLAKYADPVADLLDQWGVFRARLFRESCVFHRGNYVKDLSRLGRELSNVIILDNSPASYIFHPENAVPVQSWFDDLSDTELQDLLPFFEGLSREEEVYGVLQNLRGR; via the exons ATGGATCACACGTCTATAATAACCCAGGTTTCCAACCCCAAAGAAGAGGAGATTATCTCGTTTAATCAGGAaaaag TCTCCCAGTCCAACAGCAGTGTGAAGAAGCAGAGGAGTCCAGGCATCTTCAGTACGTTCTTCTGTTGCTTTAGGAACTACAATGTGGAGCCTCCTGCCTccaacaacacaaccacctccctGCCTCCAGCACCAGAGGAGAATGGGACACAaccaaag cctCCAGCCAAATTCCTCCTACCAGAGATGAACATATCAGACTATGGGAAGAAGTGTGTAGTGATCGACTTGGATGAGACATTGGTACACAGCTCAttcaag CCCATTAGCAATGCTGACTTCATAGTCCCCGTGGAGATAGATGGCACAGTTCATCAG GTGTACGTACTGAAGAGACCTCATGTGGATGAGTTCCTGCAGAAGATGGGAGAGCTGTTTGAATGTGTTCTCTTCACGGCTAGTCTTGCAAAG tatgctgaccctgtggCGGATCTTCTGGACCAATGGGGTGTGTTCCGAGCCCGTCTGTTCCGGGAGTCATGTGTGTTTCACCGGGGGAACTATGTTAAGGACCTAAGCAGGCTGGGTAGAGAGCTCAGTAACGTCATCATCCTGGACAACTCTCCTGCCTCCTACATCTTCCACCCCGAGAACGCT gtGCCGGTCCAGTCGTGGTTTGATGATCTAAGCGACACAGAGCTACAGGACCTGCTGCCCTTCTTCGAGGGCctgagcagagaggaagaggtgtaTGGTGTGTTGCAGAACCTCCGGGGCAGGTAG
- the LOC115114788 gene encoding CTD small phosphatase-like protein isoform X1, with protein MDHTSIITQVSNPKEEEIISFNQEKVSQSNSSVKKQRSPGIFSTFFCCFRNYNVEPPASNNTTTSLPPAPEENGTQPKFDQVEVIPIPSPPAKFLLPEMNISDYGKKCVVIDLDETLVHSSFKPISNADFIVPVEIDGTVHQVYVLKRPHVDEFLQKMGELFECVLFTASLAKYADPVADLLDQWGVFRARLFRESCVFHRGNYVKDLSRLGRELSNVIILDNSPASYIFHPENAVPVQSWFDDLSDTELQDLLPFFEGLSREEEVYGVLQNLRGR; from the exons ATGGATCACACGTCTATAATAACCCAGGTTTCCAACCCCAAAGAAGAGGAGATTATCTCGTTTAATCAGGAaaaag TCTCCCAGTCCAACAGCAGTGTGAAGAAGCAGAGGAGTCCAGGCATCTTCAGTACGTTCTTCTGTTGCTTTAGGAACTACAATGTGGAGCCTCCTGCCTccaacaacacaaccacctccctGCCTCCAGCACCAGAGGAGAATGGGACACAaccaaag tTTGACCAGGTCGAGGTTATTCCTATCCCTAGT cctCCAGCCAAATTCCTCCTACCAGAGATGAACATATCAGACTATGGGAAGAAGTGTGTAGTGATCGACTTGGATGAGACATTGGTACACAGCTCAttcaag CCCATTAGCAATGCTGACTTCATAGTCCCCGTGGAGATAGATGGCACAGTTCATCAG GTGTACGTACTGAAGAGACCTCATGTGGATGAGTTCCTGCAGAAGATGGGAGAGCTGTTTGAATGTGTTCTCTTCACGGCTAGTCTTGCAAAG tatgctgaccctgtggCGGATCTTCTGGACCAATGGGGTGTGTTCCGAGCCCGTCTGTTCCGGGAGTCATGTGTGTTTCACCGGGGGAACTATGTTAAGGACCTAAGCAGGCTGGGTAGAGAGCTCAGTAACGTCATCATCCTGGACAACTCTCCTGCCTCCTACATCTTCCACCCCGAGAACGCT gtGCCGGTCCAGTCGTGGTTTGATGATCTAAGCGACACAGAGCTACAGGACCTGCTGCCCTTCTTCGAGGGCctgagcagagaggaagaggtgtaTGGTGTGTTGCAGAACCTCCGGGGCAGGTAG
- the LOC115114788 gene encoding CTD small phosphatase-like protein isoform X2: protein MDHTSIITQVSNPKEEEIISFNQEKVSQSNSSVKKQRSPGIFSTFFCCFRNYNVEPPASNNTTTSLPPAPEENGTQPKFDQVEVIPIPSPPAKFLLPEMNISDYGKKCVVIDLDETLVHSSFKPISNADFIVPVEIDGTVHQETLSRILSSGLRVLLYPPGDPLRDPVFWALRYPPGDPLQDPVFWALRYPPGDPLQDHVFWALRYPPGDPLRDPVFWALRYPPGDPLRDPVFWALRYPPGDPLRDPVFWALRYPPGDPLRDRVWLFPVRIKH, encoded by the exons ATGGATCACACGTCTATAATAACCCAGGTTTCCAACCCCAAAGAAGAGGAGATTATCTCGTTTAATCAGGAaaaag TCTCCCAGTCCAACAGCAGTGTGAAGAAGCAGAGGAGTCCAGGCATCTTCAGTACGTTCTTCTGTTGCTTTAGGAACTACAATGTGGAGCCTCCTGCCTccaacaacacaaccacctccctGCCTCCAGCACCAGAGGAGAATGGGACACAaccaaag tTTGACCAGGTCGAGGTTATTCCTATCCCTAGT cctCCAGCCAAATTCCTCCTACCAGAGATGAACATATCAGACTATGGGAAGAAGTGTGTAGTGATCGACTTGGATGAGACATTGGTACACAGCTCAttcaag CCCATTAGCAATGCTGACTTCATAGTCCCCGTGGAGATAGATGGCACAGTTCATCAG GAGACCCTCTCCAGGATCCtgtcttctgggctccgggtcttactgtatcccccaGGAGACCCTCTCCGGGATCCCGTCTTCTGGGCCTTACGGTATCCCCCAGGAGACCCTCTCCAGGATCCCGTTTTCTGGGCCTTACGGTATCCCCCAGGAGACCCTCTCCAGGATCACGTTTTCTGGGCCTTACGGTATCCCCCAGGAGACCCTCTCCGGGATCCTGTCTTCTGGGCCTTACGGTATCCCCCAGGAGACCCTCTCCGGGATCCCGTTTTCTGGGCCTTACGGTATCCCCCAGGAGACCCTCTCCGGGATCCTGTCTTCTGGGCCTTACGGTATCCCCCAGGAGACCCTCTCCGGGATCGGGTCTGGCTGTTTCCTGTGAGGATCAAACACTGA